From the Maioricimonas rarisocia genome, one window contains:
- a CDS encoding RasGAP domain-containing protein — protein MDMTPEEYVDMLAGYDSGGEGTSGVGEYDEDSGDEGTSGVDEDEDVTTGLLDFESTINTKKLKAHVPFSKRKHHNQRYLNNVLKPIDEASPVIRRIHDTGEADFGQLKSLLKLTGSLGSQEEKYSKKDKKKEGKRLVTEAKVSEVHGYREKLETLIVMHGAVCVQGLAGQIPPADEEQQGEIDTFIRMLTEGDPDVVGLLVQVGTPDPAQLVTVLECCPQNKLETLASRLVRACGRAPGYLQVLIEHAIAHEAPNESPADYFRQNPLSMKLLRHQKASGELDEYLQRVGTDVQELIARIDVPLEPQPSRRPPPVPEPVGKGKETAEPEPEVPEPRHPPLEQVIDAYLRMAQRLLDSIDAGAVPDPLCRCCRILYEGFVAQTGNRAGAREKVSSFLFIRYISPLFSNDMIANPPGGKKLSRDQQRIGIMLGKILQGVGNQIPFSEQYMRPFNVLVNGYAEAIDHLATDVLRRAGVANP, from the coding sequence ATGGATATGACCCCGGAAGAATACGTCGACATGCTCGCCGGCTACGACTCGGGGGGAGAGGGAACCTCCGGTGTCGGTGAGTACGATGAAGATTCGGGAGATGAAGGGACGTCCGGAGTCGACGAAGACGAGGACGTGACCACCGGGCTGCTCGACTTCGAGTCGACGATCAACACGAAGAAGCTCAAGGCGCACGTCCCGTTCAGCAAACGCAAGCACCACAACCAGCGCTACCTGAACAACGTTCTCAAGCCGATCGATGAAGCCTCACCCGTGATCCGCAGGATTCACGATACGGGCGAAGCGGACTTCGGACAGCTCAAGTCTCTGCTCAAACTCACTGGCAGTCTCGGGTCCCAGGAGGAAAAGTACTCGAAGAAGGACAAAAAGAAGGAAGGCAAGCGTCTCGTTACCGAAGCGAAAGTCTCCGAAGTTCACGGCTACCGGGAGAAGCTCGAGACTCTTATCGTCATGCACGGAGCCGTATGCGTCCAGGGACTTGCCGGTCAGATCCCTCCTGCAGATGAAGAGCAACAGGGCGAGATCGACACGTTCATCAGAATGCTGACCGAAGGGGATCCCGACGTTGTTGGACTGCTGGTGCAGGTTGGCACGCCGGATCCGGCGCAGCTCGTAACGGTGCTCGAGTGCTGTCCGCAGAACAAGCTCGAAACTCTGGCCTCGCGACTGGTCAGGGCGTGTGGTCGCGCGCCCGGCTACCTGCAGGTGCTGATCGAGCATGCCATCGCACACGAAGCACCGAACGAATCGCCGGCTGACTACTTCAGGCAGAATCCGCTGAGCATGAAACTGCTCCGCCACCAGAAAGCATCCGGAGAGCTCGACGAATACCTCCAGAGGGTCGGAACCGACGTGCAGGAGCTGATTGCACGCATCGACGTGCCGCTGGAACCCCAGCCCTCGAGACGTCCGCCACCGGTGCCGGAACCGGTCGGCAAGGGGAAAGAGACAGCGGAACCCGAGCCCGAAGTCCCGGAGCCACGACATCCTCCGCTCGAACAGGTCATCGATGCCTACCTTCGAATGGCACAACGACTCCTCGACAGTATCGACGCTGGTGCAGTCCCTGATCCGCTGTGTCGCTGCTGCCGGATTCTCTACGAGGGCTTCGTCGCCCAGACGGGAAACAGGGCCGGAGCCCGTGAGAAGGTTAGCTCGTTCCTGTTCATCCGATACATCAGTCCGCTCTTCTCCAACGACATGATCGCGAATCCTCCGGGCGGCAAGAAGCTGTCGCGTGATCAACAACGCATCGGCATCATGCTCGGCAAGATCCTGCAGGGCGTCGGAAATCAGATTCCGTTCAGCGAGCAGTACATGCGGCCCTTCAACGTGCTGGTCAACGGATATGCTGAGGCAATCGATCACCTCGCGACAGACGTTCTCCGGAGAGCGGGAGTTGCGAATCCGTGA
- a CDS encoding RasGAP domain-containing protein, protein MNITEEEYIDMLAGYDSGGEGTSDLQVTARTRRRRGAMIVQPEELTEEIIEEISEEPDPKELAGTLLDFKSSINTKKLKVKAPLSKHTHHNQGYIEDVLEPISDVSMVLASISDKGTATFSQIKSLLSLNDKLAGKEEEYSGKKSGKILKKSKKGTQDKVDEIHGYREKVDELVASVGRGMVASLADKMPPTDEEDKKEALALIDFLATGSDQAVSSLIVGACPNPQRLAEILAVCPGQTLTPLAEKLIKVCVDMPDYVQVIIEESLHLSAPKESTQSYFRSGSVGMNLIMVQKKAGPISDYLETIGGDVQKLIANSSKRLEVDPSKRIEPPRREHLQPGTEEDAPVPTQTLEPEVEPDEHLDVVIATYQKLAQSVLKKLDVDAIPDPICRCARILYDGFVTKTQDKAGAREKVSSFLFIRYISPLFNADLITSPPGGKKLSPDQQRIGIVLGKVLQNIGNQKHFTSKEAFMKPFNSLVDEYADAIDGLATDVLKRAGVQDP, encoded by the coding sequence ATGAATATCACCGAAGAGGAATATATCGACATGCTGGCCGGCTACGACTCGGGGGGCGAAGGGACCTCCGACCTCCAGGTGACGGCACGGACACGGCGGCGACGAGGCGCGATGATTGTCCAGCCGGAGGAACTTACAGAAGAGATCATCGAAGAGATCTCTGAAGAGCCCGATCCCAAGGAACTGGCCGGCACATTGCTGGATTTCAAGTCGTCGATCAACACGAAGAAGCTGAAGGTCAAGGCACCGCTCAGCAAGCATACGCACCACAACCAGGGCTATATCGAAGACGTTCTGGAACCGATCAGCGATGTCTCGATGGTGCTGGCCAGCATTAGCGACAAGGGGACGGCGACGTTCAGCCAGATCAAGTCGCTGCTGTCGCTCAACGACAAACTTGCGGGAAAAGAAGAGGAGTACAGCGGCAAGAAGAGTGGGAAGATCCTCAAAAAGTCCAAGAAAGGGACGCAGGACAAGGTCGACGAGATCCATGGCTATCGCGAGAAAGTCGACGAACTGGTTGCCAGTGTGGGGCGAGGAATGGTCGCCAGCCTGGCCGACAAGATGCCTCCCACCGACGAAGAAGACAAGAAGGAAGCCCTGGCTCTGATCGACTTTCTGGCCACCGGCAGCGACCAGGCGGTGTCGTCGCTGATTGTCGGAGCCTGCCCGAATCCGCAGCGACTGGCCGAGATCCTGGCGGTCTGTCCTGGTCAGACGCTGACTCCACTGGCCGAGAAGCTGATCAAGGTCTGCGTCGACATGCCGGACTACGTTCAGGTCATCATCGAAGAGAGCCTGCATCTCTCCGCCCCGAAAGAGTCGACTCAATCGTACTTCCGCAGTGGCAGCGTCGGCATGAACCTGATCATGGTGCAGAAGAAGGCCGGCCCGATCTCCGACTACCTGGAGACGATTGGCGGCGATGTGCAGAAGCTGATCGCCAACTCTTCCAAGCGTCTGGAAGTCGACCCCTCGAAGAGAATCGAACCTCCTCGGCGTGAGCACCTGCAACCCGGCACTGAAGAGGATGCACCTGTTCCTACTCAGACGCTCGAACCCGAAGTCGAACCGGATGAACATCTCGACGTCGTCATCGCGACGTACCAGAAGCTGGCACAGTCGGTCCTCAAGAAACTGGACGTCGATGCAATTCCCGACCCGATCTGCCGATGTGCCAGGATTCTGTACGACGGTTTCGTCACCAAGACGCAGGACAAGGCGGGCGCCCGGGAGAAGGTCAGCTCGTTCCTGTTCATTCGGTACATCAGTCCGTTGTTCAACGCGGACCTGATCACCAGCCCTCCAGGCGGGAAGAAGCTGTCTCCGGACCAGCAGCGCATCGGCATCGTGCTCGGTAAAGTCCTCCAGAACATCGGCAACCAGAAACACTTCACAAGCAAGGAAGCCTTCATGAAGCCGTTCAACTCGCTCGTCGACGAATATGCCGACGCGATTGACGGTTTGGCCACCGATGTGCTGAAGCGAGCCGGCGTCCAGGATCCGTGA